The genomic DNA AGACATCGGGCACTTCCCTCACGATGGCACAGGTCACCGGTTCGAGGCAGGTGTTCGAAGAGGGCGTGAGCATCCCGAGCCTGTATCGTGCGGTGATACGCGACCTCCCCAGCCGTTGTGCGCCGCGTTCACGCCGCGGTCCGGGCGCCGATCAGGAAGCGGGTCGGGGAGCCGACGCACGTTGCATGCCGCCCGCAGCGCACACAATCGTGCCCGTCTTGCCGGCACACGCCTCCGCGGAGCGGCGTTCCACGCGACGGGATGCGGCTCCTCCAGTGTGCGCCGTGTGACGCACCTCACAGTCCGGCTATGCGCGCGCTCATCGCGCGCACGTGGGCGCGCGGCGAAGATAAGGCCAACAGGCCGGAAGGCTGCCGTGGGAGGTGCACGATGGCATGGTACCGATGTCCGTGTGGGTTTCTCACCGAGCAGTCCCCGCAGCATGGGGACGTGGTCGTGTCCGTGTATCATCTGCACCCGGCCGCGAGGGTGGACGGCGGCTCGGCGGTCGTGCGGATGGCGCCGCTTCCCGATCCGATCCGAGGGTGCGGCGAGCGCGCTTCCGACGCCGAGCTGCTTACGGCGGCTCGAGCGCTTCGATGAGCGAGGCGGGGACCGCTTTCGGCGGCGCCGAGGCCAGCAGCGTCCTCTCGAACGACCTGCCGGGGTCCCGCCGCGATTCGGCCTGACCGGCGGTCCGGAGCGTGACGGCGCCGCCGTACGCGAGCCACTCGCGCAGATCGGGGCTCTTGAGTAGACACCCCCGGTAGCCGAGGGGCGGCGCCGCCGGCGGCGGACCCGGATACGCTGCCGATCGATCCCAGGCCCGCTCCAGGCTGCGGACGATGCTCGGCGGTACCGCCCACGTGGGATCCGGTCGTCCGGAAAACAAGAGAATCGTCCCCGTCCAGGTCACGCGCGCGTCATCGGATCTTGATGTGGCCGTGCATCACCGTCATGAACGTACAGAAGTTCACGTACGGCCCGCGATTCGCCAGCCGCGGGTCCGGGATCGTCGCCCCGCTGTTGTCGACGTTCGTCACCGGGGTGCCGCCGGGTTTGTGCGACCAGTATCCATTTCGGCCCTTTCGGTACCAGTGGAAGTCCCAGCCGGGCGCGATCACGAGCGCGACCAGGTGCCCCTCGTCGGGGCACCGGTTGTTCGCGCCCGGGCTGTCGATGAGCGCATCGGCGATCGCCGCCGGCCTGACCGCTGCGCAGGAGAGCGCCGCATACATCGCGCCTGCCGCCAGCCCCGGCTGCGCAAACGTGTCCGTTCGGTAGTTCGTAGCGTAATTGTAACAGTTGTTGAAGGGTTGCCGCTGCGGGACGTTCCACCAGTGCGGCTCGTAGAGGGGCGCGCAGGCGCACCGGTGCCTCTTCGGCCAGACCGAGGCCCGGTGTCGCCGCTTCGCAAAGTCTGCCCGGAGGTTGCGGAAGCGTGCGACCTCACGCTCGAGCCTTCGCGAAAACTCGGGCCCGTACCCGAGCCGGCGAACGAGACCGGACATGCCGAGGGCGAACGTCTCGAACTGCTCGTCCTCCGCGCGATGCGCGAGCCTCGGCGCGAGCAGATCCCCGTGAACCAGGCGGAACGTCCTGGGAAGCCTCTTGTCCGGTGCGGCGACCTGCTCGATCACGAGACCCCGGTATCCCAGCGTCGGCCACGGCGGCAGCACGGCCTCGCCCCTCGCGAGCGGGCGCACCGGGATCAGCCGCTCCGCGGCTTCACGGGCTTCGCTTCCCTCGAGTTCGATCACGGGGTTTGACCGCCCGCTGAACACGTCGACCGTTATGCGCAGCTTGATGGCTGTCCACCTCCTTGTCATTCGCGCTCACAGTGTACATCCGGCGAGTCGGTGGCGGCTGTGACCGCGGTCACCTGAGATCAGTGAACTTCATCACACGTGGACCCTCTACGCCACGGATAGACTCCGGATTCTGCTCCGCCCGGAATGAATCGGACCTCTCCGTCCGCTGACTTTTCCTTGCCGGTCATGTCGATTTGGAGTCTGTCCACTCGACAATGCAGTGAGAGAAGGATCGATCCGGTGGCGGAGTTCGCCCGGTCGTGACCGGTCCGCTAGCGCCTGGTCGGCCCGACACGAAAAGGCAAACGACGACGCAGGCACAGAGAAGAACGTTCAAAGGGAGGGTACTCAATCATGAGGGACGTGCTCTGGACCGTTCAAGGGCTCCTCGCGCTCCTGTTTCTGTTCACCAGCGGGATCAAGTTGGTGATGCCCCTCGATGCGCTGACGCAGCAGATGCCACTGCCGGGCCTGTTCGTACGGTTCATCGGGGTGGCCGAGGTACTCGGCGCGCTCGGTCTGATTCTTCCGGGTCTGCTGCGCATCCGTACGAGCCTGACACCGTTAGCCGCTGCTGGGCTGGTGATGGTCATGCTGGGTGCGACGGTGTTCACACTGGCCTCGGGCGGCGGGCCGTTGGTCTTGATCCCGCTGGCAGTGGGTCTCCTCGCGGCGTTCGTCGCCTACGGCCGCTGGCGACTGGTGCCGCACGCCGAGAGCGGCCGCACTCGCGTTGAACCTGCGAGGGCGTGATCGGTCCAAAAGGGGGGCGGCGGACAAACATGCGTGAGAGCGGGCGGGGTCCCACGCTCCGGTTGTTGAGACGACGGCAATGCGTGCGGCGTGTGTGGTGCGGACACACGAGAACAAACTAGGGCGGGTGATATCGTATGCAACTAGGCACTCAAACCGCTTCGGGCTCGAAGAGCAGGCTCTGGACCGGACGTATCGTCAGCACGGTGGCTGTACTGTTCCTGCTGCTCGACGGCGCTCTGCATGTGATGATGCCGGCGCAAGTGGTCCAGGCATTCGCGCGGCTCGGGTATCCTGTGAGCCTCGCTCCGACCTTAGGAATTCTCGAGATCGTGTGCGTGGTCGTCTATGTGTTTCCGCGCACGTCGATCCTCGGCGCCATCTTGCTGACGGGCTATCTTGGCGGCGCGACCGCTACCCAGGTGCGCGTTGGCAGTCCACTCTTTGCCGAAGCTCTCTTCCCTGTCTATATCGGCGTGCTAATCTGGGGAGGGCTTTGCTTGCGAGAAGACCAGCTGCGCGTGCTCATTCCTCTGCGGCGCTAGGCTATGGCTCACATGGTGCGCTCAGGGTTGTTGTGTACGCAAGGCGTTTCGCGGCCGTGGCCCCGCGGCCGCGATCGATGCTGGGCTCTCCCTCCGCGGTGATGGGCGGGATGCCCCGGGTGGACGCCTCGCGTCTGGGTAAAGCGCCTGCGGCCTATTCGTAGAACTCAGGCGCCTTCTTGAGCTTCTTCCACTCATCCGGGTCGTGTCCGTAGACGATGAGTGCGACCCGCTCGCGCGCGGCCAGGTCCACGAGCTTTCGAGTGCTCGCCCTGGTTCCCGCTGCTTCCAGGTCGTAGGATCCGATCGGCCGGGTTTCCGGGGTGTGATCTCCCAGCGCGCGGGCCATCGCATCGATCGCCAGGAGCACGGGGCCGGTCTTGGGGAGGCGTACCAGCACGGACTGGTGTCCCGGCACGTGCCCGCTCGTCTCGATCAACTCGACCCCGGGGACCAACGTCGTGTCCCCGTCGACGAGGCGATAGCGCAGACGAGGATCGCCCCACTGCTCGCGCGTGCCGGCGAAGCGCGGGTGCCCGCCCTGCGCCGTGTCGTAGTGGCGTCGCTGCACGACGATCTCCGCGGCGGTAAACGGTGCGAGATAACCCGCGTGATCTCCATCGAAGTGCGTGGCGACGAGGTAACGGATGTTCTCCGGGCGGACGCCCAGGCGCGCGAGTTGATTGACGACGAGGTCGTCCTCGGTGACGCGGGGACCTTGGTGGTCGGGCCGACGGCTCGTCTCGACCATCTTAGGGCCAAAGCCGGTATCCACGAGGATGTTCGTCCCGTCATCGGTCTGGATCAGGTAGCCCGGATAGGGATTGCCGGTGTCCGGATTCATCCCGAGTTGCATGATGTACAGGCGCATGTGTTCCCCCGTTCCTATCAAAGTGGCGTGATGGAGTGGTTAGCCCGCGGTGCCGCGTTGTCCTGTTGGCCCGGACCCGCGGTGCGCATCCACGTTCCAGCCACCGCCGCGACAACGCGCGAGCGCCGAACGTCCGACTGTGGCGCCTGAGTGGGGAGGTGCTTGTGCCGCTACTACGAACAGTGCGGACGTGGCCGGCACCCCGCGGCGCTGTTCGTAGTTTGGCACACACGCCTGCGTATTAGGCAGACGCGGCTCGGCGCTGCACAGAACGGGCCACGTCGGAGGGGCGTGGGCATGACAGAGATCATCGCGATCGCGACACCGCACGGGCAGTTTGCCTACTCGCCGACCGCACCGCCGTGTGCAACGATCCTCCCCGGTGTAACCGTGCGCGTGGCGACGCGCGACCCACGATCGGGCGCTCTCATCGTCGGACCGCCGGGGACGTTTCAGCCGTATCCCCCACCGCCCGGAGGTCGCACGAACGCCCTCACCGGGCCGATCCGCATCGAGGGTGCCGAGCCCGGCGACGTGCTCGCGGTCGACGTGCGTGACATTGCGCTCCGGCCTCCCGGATACATGGCCGCGAGCGACGCCGGGTTGGTCGTGCCCAGGGGCCGTGTGGGTGAGTCGCTCATCGGCGTTGTGGACGTCCAGGACGGGCACGTGGTGTGGCGCGAGGGTCTCCGGATTCCGTGTCGCCCGATGGTGGGGGAGATCGGCGTGGCCGATCCCTCGGAACCGCGTTCCGGCGCCGTCGGCCGCTTCGGGGGGAACATGGACCACGCGGTGCTCGGCGCGGGATGCCGCGTCTATCTGCCGGTGTTCGTGCCGGGCGCGTTGCTTTACATCGGCGACGTACACGCGGCGATGGGTGACGGCGAATTGAGCGGCGGCGGCGTGGAGATCGCGGCGGAAGTCACGTGCACGATCGGTCTGGTCCGGCACCGATCGCTGCTGGCCCCGCGCATGGAGACGGCCGACCGCGTAATCACCGTGGGGTGGGGCCGCGACTTCGCCGTGGCCCGCGGCATGGTGGTAGAGGACATGCTGAGGATTCTCGAGACCCGCCTCGGGATGCGGGCCGTGGAGGCGCTGATGTGGATCTCGGCCGCCGGCGACCTGCGCGTCGGGCAGGCGTGCGGCTCCATGGACATGACACTCAGGCTGCAGATGCCGAAACGGTGGCCCCAGTTGACGGCCGCGCCGTGATTCGGACGACGGTGTTCTGCGTCGTCGTGTTGGCGACGTAACGGTCTAGTCTAGCGCGCCGGCGGCGCGCGATTCGATCCCGTCGCCGTCAGCGTCCCATCTATTCTCTCCGAACGGCACCGGCACGGGTGCTCGCAGGAACTCATCACGCTCATGCCAGCGCTTCCAGAAGGTGTTCGTTTCCTTAGGTTCATCCGCTCGAGCCGCAGCGGTCGCCGCCAGGATGAGGCACCAGAGGAGGACGCCGAGCACCATGGAGGGTTCCAGTCCCGGTGGAAGCGCCGTTGGCATTGCATTCACCTCAATGTTTGGCCATCGCCGTACCGTGTCGCAGGGTCAGTCTACGGCCCGACCGTTGACCGCGCAGCGAGCGGCGTTACTCGCGAGGTGTGAACGGGGTCACAGTCCACACTTTGATGCCTGCTGACCGGCCGCACGACCACGGATGTCGAGCCACCCCGCACCCCGACGGTCCCGGTCTGGGCTCGTCCGTCTGGTCCGGGGCGGTGTCGCCCTCAATGCCTCGTGGGCGGTGCGTTCGCTGTGAAACACTTCACAGTCAGTTCGTGATGCGGTCCATTGTTCGAAAAATCGATCGGGCATATCGTAAGGCCACGAGCTCATCGACGAATACGCACCGCGAACGAGGATCGATGCTCGGACGGTCTCGCAAGCGCGCGTGAGGGTGAGCTCAAGGCTGCCGCTCGGGTTCGGACGGCCAGGGAGGGTCGGGGATGATCCAACCACAGACACACGAGGCGCGGTCGCTGACAGCGGAGGTTGCGGTAGTGCGGGGTGGACACGGTGGCGGCGATCTTGTTCGGATGTATCTCGACGAAATCGGACGGGTGCCGCTGCTCAGTCCGGCAGACGAGGTGGAACTGGCCAAACGGGTGGAACGCGGCGACGCGGAGGCCAGGCGGCACCTCGTGGAAGCGAACCTCCGGCTCGTCGTCAGCCTTGCCCGGAGGTACGCCGGATCCGACGTCCCGCTGTCGGATCTCATCCAGGAAGGCAACCTCGGGCTCATGCAGGCGGTCGACCGGTTCGACTGGCGGCGCGGCTACCGGTTCGCGACATACGCCACATGGTGGATCCGTCAGGCGCTGATGCGGGCCCGCGGCGACCAGTCGCGCCAGATTCGCATCCCCGTCTACATGGCGCTCGAGGTCAACAAGCTGTCGCGGCTCCAGCAGCGCATGGCGCAGGAACTGGGACGGGAACCGAGCCTGGACGAGATCGAGCAGGTCATGGACAAGCCGGTCGAGCCGGTGTGGAAGGTGCAGCAGATCGCCCGCGCGCCGATCTCGCTGGAAACGCCGATCGAGGACGAGGGGGAGGGCTCCCTCGGCGACCTGATCGAGGACGCCACCGCGCCCGATCCGATGGAAACGGCGTTCGCCTCGGTGCTCAAGGCGCACCTCGCGGACCTCCTGGACGCGCTCCCGCCCCGGCAGCGCAAGGTGCTCGTCGTGCGGTTCGGCCTGGACGACAACCAACCGCGCACGCTCGAGGAGGTCGCGAAGGCGTTCGGTGTGACGCGGGAGCGGGCACGGCAGTTGGAGCTGAAGGCGTTGAGCAAGCTGCGGCGCCTAAGCGAGAAGCGGTCCCTGAGAGACTTCACGTCATGACCCGGCCCGCCGGGCCGCCAGGGCGGCCCGGTGCGGCCGCGACGGAGGTACGGACCGGCGTCCGTCGAAAGGTGGGCCGCGTGTGTGTGCCGTCCCGCGACTGCGACGGGCAGCGGCGCACAGACGCGACCCCCGCAGATGCGGACCGAGGAGGTGCCACGTTGAGTCGAGACCTGCTCGCACAGGTCCCTCTCCTGGCGCAGCTCGGCCCGACGGCGATGGACGACGTCGCGGCCCTCATGCGGCGGCACCGCTACGCCGCGGGCGACGTGGTCTTCCACCAGGGCGATCCCGGAACCGCACTCTACATCGTCGAGGAGGGCGAGGTCAAGATCGTCCTCGGCTCATCGGACGGCAAGGAGGTCATCCTCCGGCTGCTCGGCCGCGGGGACTTCCTCGGGGAGCTTGCGCTCCTGGACGGCGAACCTCGGTCGGCCGAGGCCGTGGCGACGCTCCCGACCACGTTGCTCATTCTGCCACGCGAGGCGTTTGTGGCGTTTGTGACCGAGCATCCGCAGGCCGCGCTCGTGCTCCTCACGACGCTCAGCCGGCGCCTGCGGGGCGCGGACAATCGCATGCACGACGCGGTGTTCCTCGACGTGCGCACCCGGCTGGTCAAAGTCCTCGTCGACCTGGCCGAGACCCGGGGCCAGCCCGACCCCCGGGGCGTCCTGATCGCGTCCCGGCTCACGCAGGGCGATCTCGCCGGCATGGTCGGGGCGACGCGGGAGAGCGTCAACAAGTGGCTGCGCTACTACGTCGAACGAGGGTTGATCCTCCACGAACGCCAGCGCCTGACCGTGGTGGATCTCAAGCGGTTGCGCGCCGAGTTGTCCTGACCTCCCGCGGGGTTGGGCCGCACCGATCTGCCGAGGAGGCCGCGCGCGTGGGCGACCGGAAGCAGAACTACTACGGATGGGTCCGCGATCTCCCCGACCGGCGGGACTACGAGTACGCGCCGCCCCCGGCGCTCGCGCGGACGCGTCCGCGCCGCGTCGATCTTCGCCCGCAATGTCCTCCCGTGTACGATCAGGGGCAACTGCAGAGCTGTACGGCCAACGCGGTCGGCGCGGCGATTCAGTACATGCGGAGGATGGAGAACCTCGCGCCGGACTTCCGGCCGTCGCGGATGTTCATCTACTTCAATACGCGCGCCGCGCGCGGGTGCGAGCGGTGCGACACCGGCTCGCCGATCCGCGACGCCGTCAAGTCCGTCGCGGCGCTCGGGGTGTGCCCGGAAGAGCTGTGGCCGTATCGGGTGCCGCGGTTCGAAACGAAGCCCGCACCCGGGTGCTTCCGCGCGGCGAAGCGACATCGCGCGATCAGCTATCATCGGGTGCCGCGGGACCCGGACCTGACCGCGATCCGGACGTGTCTCGCCTCGGGGCACCCGGTCGTCTTC from bacterium includes the following:
- a CDS encoding DoxX family protein codes for the protein MRDVLWTVQGLLALLFLFTSGIKLVMPLDALTQQMPLPGLFVRFIGVAEVLGALGLILPGLLRIRTSLTPLAAAGLVMVMLGATVFTLASGGGPLVLIPLAVGLLAAFVAYGRWRLVPHAESGRTRVEPARA
- a CDS encoding DoxX family protein, which gives rise to MQLGTQTASGSKSRLWTGRIVSTVAVLFLLLDGALHVMMPAQVVQAFARLGYPVSLAPTLGILEIVCVVVYVFPRTSILGAILLTGYLGGATATQVRVGSPLFAEALFPVYIGVLIWGGLCLREDQLRVLIPLRR
- a CDS encoding N-acyl homoserine lactonase family protein, whose product is MRLYIMQLGMNPDTGNPYPGYLIQTDDGTNILVDTGFGPKMVETSRRPDHQGPRVTEDDLVVNQLARLGVRPENIRYLVATHFDGDHAGYLAPFTAAEIVVQRRHYDTAQGGHPRFAGTREQWGDPRLRYRLVDGDTTLVPGVELIETSGHVPGHQSVLVRLPKTGPVLLAIDAMARALGDHTPETRPIGSYDLEAAGTRASTRKLVDLAARERVALIVYGHDPDEWKKLKKAPEFYE
- a CDS encoding acetamidase/formamidase family protein, which translates into the protein MTEIIAIATPHGQFAYSPTAPPCATILPGVTVRVATRDPRSGALIVGPPGTFQPYPPPPGGRTNALTGPIRIEGAEPGDVLAVDVRDIALRPPGYMAASDAGLVVPRGRVGESLIGVVDVQDGHVVWREGLRIPCRPMVGEIGVADPSEPRSGAVGRFGGNMDHAVLGAGCRVYLPVFVPGALLYIGDVHAAMGDGELSGGGVEIAAEVTCTIGLVRHRSLLAPRMETADRVITVGWGRDFAVARGMVVEDMLRILETRLGMRAVEALMWISAAGDLRVGQACGSMDMTLRLQMPKRWPQLTAAP
- a CDS encoding sigma-70 family RNA polymerase sigma factor, translating into MIQPQTHEARSLTAEVAVVRGGHGGGDLVRMYLDEIGRVPLLSPADEVELAKRVERGDAEARRHLVEANLRLVVSLARRYAGSDVPLSDLIQEGNLGLMQAVDRFDWRRGYRFATYATWWIRQALMRARGDQSRQIRIPVYMALEVNKLSRLQQRMAQELGREPSLDEIEQVMDKPVEPVWKVQQIARAPISLETPIEDEGEGSLGDLIEDATAPDPMETAFASVLKAHLADLLDALPPRQRKVLVVRFGLDDNQPRTLEEVAKAFGVTRERARQLELKALSKLRRLSEKRSLRDFTS
- a CDS encoding Crp/Fnr family transcriptional regulator, producing the protein MSRDLLAQVPLLAQLGPTAMDDVAALMRRHRYAAGDVVFHQGDPGTALYIVEEGEVKIVLGSSDGKEVILRLLGRGDFLGELALLDGEPRSAEAVATLPTTLLILPREAFVAFVTEHPQAALVLLTTLSRRLRGADNRMHDAVFLDVRTRLVKVLVDLAETRGQPDPRGVLIASRLTQGDLAGMVGATRESVNKWLRYYVERGLILHERQRLTVVDLKRLRAELS
- a CDS encoding C1 family peptidase; the encoded protein is MGDRKQNYYGWVRDLPDRRDYEYAPPPALARTRPRRVDLRPQCPPVYDQGQLQSCTANAVGAAIQYMRRMENLAPDFRPSRMFIYFNTRAARGCERCDTGSPIRDAVKSVAALGVCPEELWPYRVPRFETKPAPGCFRAAKRHRAISYHRVPRDPDLTAIRTCLASGHPVVFGMAVYKSFEAAAVARSGVAVLPQRGEQHIGHGHAVLAVGYDDGARRLLARNSWGEGWGQRGYFTLPYAYLADPHLSDDFWTIRAVTR